The Desulfovibrio legallii genome window below encodes:
- a CDS encoding D-alanine--D-alanine ligase family protein — MKILLIAGGWSTEREVSLSGAQAMRQALTARGHNVTLFDLLESFDELLATARVHDFALINLHGAPGEDGLVQAMLERVGCPYQGAGPAGSFLALNKAAAKQIFRQAGLPTADWEFLPLPPPLGWQPRLPYPLFAKSNTGGSSLRLGRARNRQELDAVLASVFAAGDEVLLEPVLPGREVTCGILGEEALPPILIEPLAGDFFDYKSKYASDGARELCPAPIGPELTALAQQFALAAHRALGLTGYSRADFILGPDNSLNLLEVNTLPGMTATSLVPREARALGLDFGRLLERLIELGMQKHQKS; from the coding sequence ATGAAGATTCTTTTGATAGCGGGCGGCTGGTCCACTGAGCGCGAAGTTTCGCTCAGCGGCGCGCAGGCCATGCGCCAGGCGCTCACAGCGCGCGGCCACAACGTCACCCTGTTTGATTTGCTGGAATCCTTCGACGAACTGCTCGCTACAGCCCGCGTTCACGACTTTGCCCTTATTAACCTGCACGGCGCGCCCGGCGAGGACGGCCTGGTGCAGGCCATGCTGGAGCGGGTGGGCTGCCCCTACCAGGGGGCAGGCCCGGCGGGCTCCTTTCTGGCCCTGAACAAGGCCGCGGCCAAGCAGATTTTTCGTCAGGCGGGCCTGCCCACGGCGGATTGGGAGTTTCTGCCCCTGCCCCCGCCGCTGGGCTGGCAACCCCGGCTGCCCTACCCCCTGTTTGCCAAGAGCAACACCGGCGGCTCTTCTCTGCGGCTGGGCCGCGCCCGAAATCGGCAGGAGCTGGACGCGGTGCTGGCGTCCGTTTTTGCCGCCGGGGATGAAGTTTTGCTGGAACCCGTGCTGCCGGGGCGGGAAGTGACCTGCGGCATCCTTGGCGAAGAAGCCCTGCCGCCCATTCTCATAGAACCCCTGGCCGGAGATTTTTTTGACTATAAAAGCAAGTACGCCAGCGACGGCGCGCGCGAGCTCTGCCCGGCCCCCATCGGGCCGGAGCTCACAGCCCTGGCGCAGCAGTTCGCCCTGGCCGCTCACCGGGCCCTGGGGCTTACGGGGTACAGCCGGGCCGACTTCATCCTGGGGCCGGACAACAGCCTGAACCTGCTGGAGGTCAATACCTTGCCCGGCATGACCGCCACCAGCCTGGTGCCGCGTGAAGCCCGCGCCCTGGGGCTGGACTTTGGTCGGCTTCTGGAGCGGCTTATAGAACTGGGCATGCAAAAACATCAAAAAAGCTGA
- a CDS encoding glycosyltransferase, which translates to MNILLAHNNFPGQFHRLAVELAADPANKVLFLSHYRRKDLNVPKVEWRQVPLPAEENTPSSPRKKYLTLLAQGERFADAMVALRKEGYRPDLIYGHVGFGCCIYAPDIFPDAAHAGFFEWYYSADADTRFFAGNKPVALNTRAENRQSNMCTLSALKECVLGIAPTEWQRIQHPPEFLHKIHTLHDGIDTQFFSPQANKTPLKLKSLDLSQAEEIVTYATRGLEPYRGFPTFYRSLPALLAARPKAHVVIMADDRAAYSGKRKDGKTWKDVLREEVHVDESRVHFIPFQPYDQYRALLRASDVHVYLTAPFVLSWSMLEAMSCGCLLVASNTEPVREVVQDGVNGFLADFWDHEALARRVVACLANRAKLDQVRANARKTILARYALHKLLPRHVALLKAACYLNQAQFPKR; encoded by the coding sequence ATGAATATTCTTTTGGCCCACAACAATTTTCCCGGCCAGTTTCACCGCCTGGCCGTGGAACTGGCGGCGGATCCGGCCAACAAGGTTCTGTTTCTTTCCCACTACCGGCGCAAGGATCTGAACGTGCCCAAGGTGGAGTGGCGGCAGGTGCCTCTCCCCGCTGAAGAAAACACCCCCAGTTCGCCGCGCAAAAAATATCTTACCCTGCTGGCGCAGGGCGAGCGTTTTGCCGACGCCATGGTGGCCCTGCGCAAGGAGGGCTACAGGCCGGACCTTATCTACGGCCATGTGGGCTTCGGCTGCTGCATCTACGCACCGGACATCTTTCCCGACGCGGCCCACGCCGGCTTTTTTGAATGGTACTATTCCGCCGACGCGGACACACGTTTTTTTGCCGGCAACAAGCCCGTGGCGCTGAATACCCGGGCCGAAAACCGCCAGAGCAACATGTGCACCCTTTCGGCCCTCAAGGAATGCGTGCTGGGCATTGCCCCCACCGAATGGCAGCGCATACAGCATCCGCCGGAATTTCTGCACAAAATCCATACCCTGCACGACGGCATAGACACGCAGTTTTTTTCGCCCCAGGCGAATAAAACACCCCTCAAGCTCAAGAGCCTGGATCTCTCCCAGGCCGAGGAAATCGTCACCTACGCCACGCGCGGGCTGGAGCCCTACCGCGGCTTTCCCACCTTCTACCGCAGCCTGCCCGCGCTGCTGGCGGCCCGGCCCAAGGCCCATGTGGTCATTATGGCCGACGACCGCGCGGCCTACAGCGGCAAGCGTAAGGACGGCAAAACCTGGAAGGACGTGCTGCGCGAGGAAGTGCACGTAGACGAAAGCCGCGTGCACTTTATCCCCTTTCAGCCGTATGATCAGTACCGCGCGCTCTTGCGCGCCTCGGACGTGCACGTCTACCTCACCGCGCCCTTTGTGCTTTCCTGGTCCATGCTGGAGGCCATGAGCTGCGGGTGCCTGCTGGTGGCCTCCAATACCGAGCCCGTGCGTGAAGTGGTGCAGGACGGCGTTAACGGCTTTCTGGCGGATTTCTGGGACCACGAGGCCTTGGCCCGGCGCGTGGTTGCCTGTCTGGCCAACCGCGCCAAACTGGACCAGGTGCGGGCCAATGCCCGCAAAACTATCCTGGCGCGCTACGCCCTGCACAAGCTGTTGCCCAGGCACGTGGCCCTGCTCAAGGCCGCCTGCTACCTGAATCAGGCGCAATTTCCCAAAAGGTAA
- a CDS encoding peptidase domain-containing ABC transporter: MQFPTSIVPCLALAAHLCKLPAPASISVPQKGTVPEADLEALAQRLGIGINVVHGEPLADIAARPLAGPVALPLKNGASVLFVGKVRGKPLASVIDPAQKPLKQVNIPFADLEPQWTGVALLLTPQRQPHRHVQALVSIARHYNKDLAADDLIHSYLLQNGEPDPKLFLRMLGDNGFQGHTAALGLDGLVQMQSALPAVLHCQGGGLLILWQINEDGSLEIENPDRPFAGHVSLPRAEVEPLLTGQVTFVKSLHVESAIPPPPKKFGFSFFLNEIKQMKANMAEVGLAAIALQVLGLAMPLFFQIIIDRVVTHHAEITLHVLALGMLAAIIFEAVFGWLRSYLLLYATSVIDLRLAIRTFEHLTSVALPFFERTPAGVLIKHMQQPEKIREFLTGRLFGAMLDSVSLFVVLPILFAYSWRLTVLVLLFSGLSALIIFLAMGPFRQRLQDLYATEGERQAFLVENIRAMPTVKSLSLEPLRRRGWDNRAAVATGMRFRVGKMSIAISTFMQVMQKCMTLAIIWWGVYQVFDNTMTVGALVAFNMYSARVTGPLVQIAGLIQQYQETGISMRMLAQVMDEPPEDGGARGVLPRINGAIRCRNLTFRYTKDGAPALSDVSFDCPAGSVLGVVGRSGSGKSTLTRLIQRLQPLQEGDIWIDNHNIRDIDMAHLRRSIGVVLQENFLFRGRVRDNIAMTRPTATLEEIVHAARMAAAHEFIEKLPEGYNTVLEEGGSNLSGGQRQRLAIARALLTDPKLMIFDEATSALDPESEAEIQGNINTIGRGRTMIIVSHRLSMLRHADQILVLDGGRLVGAGAHEDVYANCPIYRSLWDRQNAVQQGAL, translated from the coding sequence ATGCAATTTCCTACTTCTATTGTTCCTTGTCTGGCTCTGGCCGCGCATTTGTGCAAGCTGCCCGCCCCTGCCTCCATCAGCGTGCCGCAGAAAGGCACTGTGCCCGAAGCCGACCTTGAGGCTCTGGCCCAGCGCCTGGGGATCGGCATCAATGTGGTGCACGGGGAACCCTTGGCGGACATAGCCGCCAGGCCCCTGGCCGGCCCCGTGGCCCTGCCGCTTAAAAACGGCGCTTCCGTGTTGTTTGTGGGCAAGGTGCGGGGCAAGCCCCTGGCCAGTGTCATTGATCCGGCCCAGAAGCCCCTCAAGCAGGTCAATATCCCCTTTGCCGATCTGGAGCCCCAATGGACGGGCGTGGCCCTGCTGCTCACCCCCCAGCGCCAGCCCCACCGGCACGTCCAGGCCCTGGTGAGCATCGCCCGCCATTACAACAAAGACCTGGCCGCCGACGACCTTATCCATTCCTACCTGCTTCAGAACGGCGAGCCGGACCCCAAACTTTTTCTGCGCATGCTGGGCGACAACGGCTTTCAGGGCCACACCGCCGCCCTGGGCCTGGATGGCCTTGTGCAGATGCAATCCGCCCTGCCGGCCGTTCTGCACTGCCAAGGCGGCGGCCTGCTCATCCTCTGGCAGATCAACGAGGACGGCAGCCTGGAAATAGAGAACCCAGATCGCCCCTTTGCCGGGCACGTTTCTTTGCCCAGGGCCGAGGTGGAGCCCCTGCTTACTGGGCAGGTGACCTTTGTCAAATCCCTGCATGTGGAAAGCGCTATTCCGCCGCCGCCAAAGAAGTTCGGATTTTCATTTTTTCTTAATGAAATAAAGCAGATGAAGGCTAATATGGCCGAAGTGGGCCTGGCCGCCATTGCACTGCAGGTGCTGGGCCTGGCCATGCCCCTGTTTTTTCAGATTATTATTGACAGGGTGGTGACCCACCACGCGGAAATCACCCTCCATGTGCTGGCCCTGGGCATGCTGGCGGCCATCATTTTTGAGGCTGTCTTCGGCTGGCTGCGCTCCTACCTGCTGCTCTACGCCACCAGCGTTATTGACCTGCGCCTGGCCATCCGCACTTTTGAGCATCTCACCAGCGTGGCCCTGCCCTTTTTTGAGCGCACCCCGGCCGGCGTGCTCATCAAACATATGCAGCAGCCTGAAAAAATTCGTGAATTTCTTACGGGCCGTCTGTTCGGCGCCATGCTGGACAGCGTCTCGCTCTTTGTGGTGCTGCCCATCCTGTTTGCGTACAGCTGGCGGCTGACCGTGCTGGTGCTGCTTTTTTCCGGCCTTTCGGCTCTGATCATCTTTCTGGCCATGGGGCCCTTCCGTCAGCGCCTGCAGGATCTCTACGCCACTGAAGGCGAGCGCCAGGCTTTTTTGGTGGAAAATATCCGGGCCATGCCTACGGTTAAATCTCTTTCGCTGGAGCCCCTGCGCCGTCGCGGCTGGGACAATCGCGCCGCTGTGGCCACGGGCATGCGTTTCCGTGTGGGCAAAATGTCCATAGCCATCAGCACGTTTATGCAGGTCATGCAAAAGTGCATGACCCTGGCCATCATTTGGTGGGGCGTATACCAGGTTTTTGACAACACCATGACCGTGGGCGCGCTGGTGGCCTTCAACATGTACTCCGCCCGCGTTACGGGCCCCCTGGTGCAGATTGCCGGGCTTATCCAGCAGTATCAGGAAACGGGCATCTCCATGCGTATGCTGGCCCAGGTTATGGACGAACCTCCGGAAGACGGCGGCGCGCGCGGCGTGCTGCCCCGCATCAACGGGGCCATCCGCTGCCGTAACCTCACCTTTCGCTATACCAAGGACGGCGCCCCCGCCCTCTCGGATGTCAGCTTCGACTGCCCGGCGGGCAGCGTGTTGGGCGTCGTGGGCCGCTCCGGTTCGGGCAAGAGCACGCTTACCAGGCTTATCCAGCGGCTGCAGCCCTTGCAGGAAGGCGATATCTGGATTGATAACCACAATATCCGCGATATCGATATGGCCCATCTGCGTCGCTCCATTGGCGTGGTTTTGCAGGAAAATTTCCTCTTTCGCGGCCGCGTGCGCGATAACATCGCCATGACCAGGCCTACGGCCACTCTGGAGGAGATCGTCCACGCCGCCCGCATGGCCGCGGCCCACGAGTTTATTGAAAAATTGCCCGAAGGCTACAACACTGTGCTGGAAGAAGGCGGATCCAACCTCTCCGGCGGGCAGCGTCAGCGCCTGGCCATTGCCCGCGCCCTGCTCACAGATCCCAAGCTGATGATCTTCGATGAGGCCACCAGCGCCCTGGACCCCGAAAGCGAAGCCGAAATCCAGGGCAATATTAATACCATCGGCAGAGGACGTACCATGATCATTGTGAGCCACCGTCTTTCCATGCTGCGCCACGCCGATCAGATTCTGGTGCTGGACGGCGGCCGCCTGGTGGGCGCCGGCGCGCATGAGGACGTCTATGCCAACTGCCCCATCTACCGCTCGCTCTGGGACCGCCAGAACGCCGTCCAACAGGGGGCACTGTGA